One genomic segment of Pseudomonas sp. p1(2021b) includes these proteins:
- the ccoP gene encoding cytochrome-c oxidase, cbb3-type subunit III: protein MTTFWSLYVTVLTLGTIFSLTWLLLSTRKGQREEATDETVGHAFDGIEEYDNPLPKWWFWLFVGTIVFALGYLVLYPGLGNWKGILPGYQYLDNEKKTEFSNGQPGWTGVHEWEKEMAKADARFGPIFAKFAAMPIEEVAKDPQALKMGGRLFASNCSVCHGSDAKGAYGFPNLTDNDWRWGGEPETIKTTIMNGRHGVMPAWAEVLGEQGVADVAAFVLTNLDGRSLPEGAKADPANGQKLFAANCVACHGPEGKGTPAMGAPNLTHPQAFIYGSSFAQLQQTIRYGRQGQMPAQAQMQGNDKVHLLAAYVYSLSHQEQETAKAE, encoded by the coding sequence ATGACAACCTTCTGGAGTCTGTACGTCACCGTCCTGACCCTGGGCACCATCTTCTCTCTGACCTGGCTGTTGCTTTCCACCCGCAAGGGCCAGCGCGAGGAAGCCACCGACGAGACCGTCGGCCATGCCTTCGACGGTATCGAGGAATACGACAACCCGCTGCCCAAGTGGTGGTTCTGGCTGTTCGTCGGCACCATCGTGTTCGCCCTGGGCTACCTGGTGCTGTACCCGGGCCTGGGTAACTGGAAAGGCATCCTGCCCGGCTACCAGTACCTGGATAACGAGAAGAAGACCGAGTTCAGCAACGGCCAGCCGGGCTGGACCGGCGTGCACGAGTGGGAAAAGGAAATGGCCAAGGCCGACGCCCGCTTCGGGCCGATCTTCGCCAAGTTCGCCGCCATGCCCATCGAGGAAGTGGCCAAGGACCCGCAAGCCCTGAAGATGGGCGGCCGCCTGTTCGCCTCCAACTGCTCGGTGTGCCACGGCTCTGACGCCAAGGGTGCCTACGGCTTCCCCAACCTGACCGACAACGATTGGCGTTGGGGTGGCGAGCCGGAGACCATCAAGACCACCATCATGAATGGTCGCCATGGCGTGATGCCGGCCTGGGCCGAAGTGCTCGGCGAGCAGGGCGTGGCCGACGTGGCCGCCTTCGTGCTGACCAACCTGGACGGGCGCAGCCTGCCGGAAGGCGCCAAGGCCGACCCGGCCAATGGCCAGAAACTCTTCGCCGCCAACTGCGTGGCCTGCCACGGGCCTGAAGGCAAAGGCACCCCAGCCATGGGCGCGCCGAACCTGACCCACCCACAGGCGTTCATCTACGGCTCGAGTTTCGCCCAGCTGCAACAGACCATCCGCTACGGTCGCCAGGGCCAGATGCCGGCCCAGGCGCAGATGCAGGGCAACGACAAGGTCCACCTGCTGGCGGCCTATGTCTACAGCCTCTCGCACCAGGAACAGGAAACGGCCAAGGCCGAGTGA
- the ccoG gene encoding cytochrome c oxidase accessory protein CcoG has protein sequence MSKQIPVHDVTPPAKKGQESLDLYASREKIYTRAFTGVFRRLRMVGGAILFLLYFGTVWLNWGDHQAVWWNLPERKFYIFGATIWPQDFILLSGLLIVAAFGLFFITVFAGRVWCGYTCPQSVWTWIFMWCEKVTEGDRNQRMKLDKAPMSGNKLLRKTAKHSLWLLIGFVTGMTFVGYFSPIRELVGEFFTGQADGWAYFWVGFFTLATYGNAGWLREQVCVHMCPYARFQSVMFDKDTLIVSYDPRRGETRGPRKKDMDYKAKGLGDCIDCTMCVQVCPTGIDIRDGLQIECIGCAACIDACDNIMEKMNYPKGLISYTTEHNLSGQKTHMLRPRLIGYALVLLVMIGLLVTAFATRSLVGFDVSKDRVLYRENAQGRIENVYSLKVMNKDQRDHVYVLDAAGLPGLQLAGHREVRVAAGDIVSLPVQLSVAPEQLPSTTNEITFILRDADDSATQVEAKSRFIGPQIR, from the coding sequence ATGAGCAAGCAAATTCCGGTACATGATGTCACCCCGCCCGCCAAGAAAGGCCAGGAATCCCTCGACCTCTATGCCTCCCGGGAAAAGATCTACACCCGCGCCTTCACCGGCGTGTTCCGCAGGCTGCGGATGGTCGGCGGGGCCATCCTGTTCCTGCTCTACTTCGGCACCGTGTGGCTGAACTGGGGCGACCACCAGGCCGTGTGGTGGAACCTGCCCGAGCGCAAGTTCTACATCTTCGGCGCTACCATCTGGCCCCAGGACTTCATCCTGCTCTCGGGCCTGCTGATCGTCGCCGCCTTCGGCCTGTTCTTCATCACCGTGTTCGCCGGGCGCGTGTGGTGCGGCTATACCTGCCCGCAAAGCGTCTGGACCTGGATCTTCATGTGGTGTGAAAAAGTCACCGAGGGCGACCGCAACCAACGCATGAAGCTGGACAAGGCGCCGATGAGCGGCAACAAGTTGTTGCGCAAGACCGCCAAGCACAGCCTGTGGCTGCTGATCGGCTTCGTCACCGGCATGACCTTCGTCGGCTATTTCTCGCCGATCCGCGAACTGGTCGGCGAATTCTTCACCGGCCAGGCCGATGGCTGGGCCTATTTCTGGGTCGGTTTCTTCACCCTCGCCACCTATGGCAATGCTGGCTGGTTGCGTGAACAGGTGTGCGTGCACATGTGCCCCTACGCGCGCTTCCAGAGCGTGATGTTCGACAAGGACACCCTGATCGTTTCCTACGACCCACGGCGCGGCGAAACCCGCGGGCCACGCAAGAAGGACATGGACTACAAGGCCAAGGGCCTGGGCGACTGCATCGACTGCACCATGTGCGTACAGGTCTGCCCGACCGGCATCGACATCCGTGATGGCCTGCAGATTGAATGCATCGGCTGCGCAGCGTGCATCGACGCCTGCGACAACATCATGGAGAAGATGAACTACCCCAAGGGCCTGATCAGCTATACCACCGAACACAACCTGTCCGGGCAGAAGACCCACATGCTGCGCCCGCGCCTGATCGGCTATGCCCTGGTGCTGCTGGTGATGATCGGCCTGCTGGTCACCGCATTCGCCACTCGCTCGCTGGTGGGCTTCGACGTCAGCAAGGACCGCGTGTTGTACCGCGAGAACGCCCAGGGGCGGATCGAGAACGTGTACAGCCTCAAGGTCATGAACAAGGACCAGCGCGACCACGTGTACGTGCTCGACGCCGCCGGCCTGCCCGGCCTGCAGCTCGCAGGCCACCGCGAGGTGCGTGTCGCCGCCGGCGATATCGTCAGCCTGCCGGTGCAATTGTCGGTCGCGCCCGAGCAATTGCCTTCGACCACCAACGAAATCACCTTCATCCTCAGGGACGCCGATGACAGCGCCACCCAGGTTGAAGCCAAGAGCCGTTTCATCGGCCCGCAAATCCGCTGA